A region from the Lemur catta isolate mLemCat1 chromosome 7, mLemCat1.pri, whole genome shotgun sequence genome encodes:
- the CARNS1 gene encoding carnosine synthase 1 isoform X1: MLSLDPLSPEWDCPLGSKDLEEEEGPRGGGSGLPPTGCLPGSWRQDVGLDCKGSPEGAEARAWTVYYYSLLQSCLQQAGLPETQDRSQVPRTGCPGAEVTLCILGSPSTFLSVLLEGGVQSPGNMLLCLSPAWLMKVPAPGQPGEAALLVSKAVSFHPGGMTFLDDFVPPRRATYFLAGVGQGPGWGREAAELARDLTCPTGASAELARLLEDRLLTRRLLAQQGGVAVPATLALTYKPPGLLRGGDASPGLRLVELSGKEGQETLVKEEVGAFLHSEALGDVLQVAVKLSGWRWRGRQALRLHQRVELDAVVDTVLALLEKLEEEESVLVEAVCPPPRLPFPGSPSPGPELAVRICAVVCRTQGDRPLLSKVVCGVGRGDRPLRHQNSLPWTLEVALAQCGLGEATQVAVVRQRIKAAAEAALAAVLALEAGLSAEQRGGRWAHTDFLGVDFALTVAGRALTPVALELNGGLCLEACSALEGLWAAPGSAADAAAAAPLVETMLRRSARCLMEGKQLLVVGAGGVSKKFVWDAARDYGLKLHLVESDPNHFASQLVQTFIHFDLTEHQRDEENARLLAELVRARGLQLDGCFSYWDDCLVLTALLCQELGLPCNPPAAMRLAKQKSCTQLHLLHCHGPPWPAPSLHAVPCCPLESEADVARAVHQVPLPGVMKLEFGAGAVGVRLVEDAPQCHEHFSRIARDLQGEADHPGIGLGWGNAMLLMEFVEGTEHDVDLVLFGGRLLAAFVSDNGPTRLPGFTETAACMPTGLAPEQEAQMVQAAFRCCLGCGLLDGVFNVELKLTGAGPRLIEINPRMGGFYLRDWILELYGVDLLLAAAMVACGLRPALPTHPRARGHLVGVMCLVSQHLQALSSTASRETLQALHDRGLLRLNLLEEALVPGEYEEPYCSVACAGPSPTEARLRLLGLCQGLGIDGPNYPVAHFLSHFK, translated from the exons ATG CTCTCCCTGGATCCACTGAGTCCCGAGTGGGACTGCCCCCTGGGCTCCAAGgacctggaggaagaggagggcccACGGGGAGGGGGCTCTGGCCTGCCGCCCACAGGCTGCCTCCCTGGCTCCTGGCGCCAGGACGTGGGCCTGGACTGCAAGGGCTCCCCTGAAGGGGCCGAGGCCCGGGCCTGGACTGTCTACTACTACAGCCTCCTGCAGAGCTGTCTGCAGCAAGCTGGCCTTCCGGAGACCCAGGACCGCAGCCAGGTGCCCCGCACAG GCTGTCCTGGGGCAGAGGTGACCTTGTGCATTCTGGGATCCCCGAGCACCTTTCTGTCAGTGCTGCTGGAGGGTGGGGTCCAGAGCCCGG GAAACATGCTCCTTTGCCTGTCCCCTGCTTGGCTGATGAAGGTGCCAGCACCCGGGCAGCCGGGTGAGGCAGCCCTGCTGGTCTCCAAGGCTGTGAGCTTCCACCCAGGGGGCATGACATTCCTGGATGACTTTGTCCCCCCACGCCGTGCCACCTACTTTCTGGCGGGCGTCgggcaggggcctggctggggccgGGAGGCAGCAGAGCTTGCCCGCGACCTGACCTGCCCCACAGGAGCTTCGGCCGAGCTGGCCCGGCTGCTGGAGGACCGGCTGCTGACGAGGCGGTTGCTGGCCCAGCAGGGCGGTGTGGCCGTGCCAGCTACCCTGGCTCTCACCTACAAGCCGCCGGGGCTGCTTCGGGGAGGGGATGCCAGCCCAGGCCTACGGCTGGTGGAGCTGAGTGGCAAAGAGGGCCaggaaacactggtgaaagaggAAGTAGGGGCCTTTCTGCACTCCGAGGCCCTGGGTGATGTCCTGCAG GTGGCTGTGAAGCTCAGTGGCTGGCGTTGGCGGGGCCGGCAGGCATTGCGTCTGCACCAACGGGTAGAGCTGGACGCAGTGGTGGACACAGTGCTGGCGCTGCTGGAGAagctggaagaggaggagagtgTCCTGGTGGAGGCTGTGTGCCCACCTCCCCGGCTGCCCTTCCCAG GCAGCCCCTCACCTGGCCCTGAGCTGGCTGTACGTATCTGTGCTGTGGTGTGTCGGACACAGGGGGACAGGCCCCTGCTAAGCAAG GTGGTGTGCGGCGTGGGCCGCGGGGATAGGCCTCTGCGGCATCAGAACTCCCTGCCGTGGACGCTGGAGGTGGCGCTGGCCCAGTGCGGCCTGGGCGAGGCGACGCAGGTGGCGGTCGTGCGGCAGCGCATCAAGGCGGCGGCCGAGGCCGCTCTGGCCGCTGTGCTGGCCCTGGAGGCCGGCCTGAGTGCCGAGCAGCGAGGTGGGCGCTGGGCCCACACTGACTTccttg GCGTGGACTTCGCGCTGACAGTGGCCGGCCGCGCGCTGACCCCCGTGGCCCTGGAGCTGAACGGCGGCCTGTGCCTGGAGGCGTGCAGCGCGCTCGAGGGGCTGTGGGCCGCGCCGGGGTCGGCGGCCGACGCCGCGGCGGCCGCGCCGCTCGTGGAGACCATGCTCCGGCGCTCCGCCCGCTGCCTCATGGAGGGCAAGCAGCTGCTGGTGGTCGGCGCGGGCGGCGTCAGCAAGAAGTTCGTGTGGGACGCGGCGCGCGACTATGGGCTCAAG CTGCACCTGGTGGAGTCAGACCCCAACCACTTCGCATCCCAGCTGGTGCAGACCTTCATCCACTTTGACTTGACGGAGCACCAGAGGGATGAGGAGAACGCACGGCTGTTGGCGGAGCTGGTGCGGGCGCGCGGCCTGCAGCTGGATGGCTGTTTCTCCTACTGGGATGACTGCCTGGTGCTCACAGCCCTGCTCTGCCAGGAGCTGGGTCTGCCCTGCAACCCCCCGGCTGCCATGCGCCTGGCCAAGCAGAAGAGCTGCACCCAGCTGCACCTGTTGCATTGCCATGGCCCACCCTGGCCTGCACCCTCCCTTCATGCCGTGCCCTGCTGTCCGCTGGAGAGCGAGGCTGATGTGGCGAGGGCTGTCCACCAGGTTCCCCTGCCAGGTGTCATGAAGCTGGAGTTCGGGGCAGGTGCAGTGGGAGTGCGGCTGGTGGAGGATGCGCCGCAGTGCCATGAACACTTTTCCAGGATCGCCCGAGACTTGCAGGGTGAGGCCGATCACCCGGGCattgggctgggctggggcaatGCCATGCTGCTGATGGAGTTTGTGGAGGGCACCGAGCACGATGTGGACCTGGTGTTGTTTGGTGGGCGGCTGCTGGCTGCTTTTGTCTCTGACAACGGCCCCACAAGGCTGCCTGGCTTCACTGAGACGGCCGCCTGCATGCCCACCGGGCTGGCACCGGAGCAGGAGGCACAGATGGTGCAGGCAGCCTTCCGCTGTTGCCTGGGCTGTGGGCTGCTTGATGGGGTCTTCAATGTGGAGCTCAAACTGACTGGGGCTGGGCCTCGGCTCATCGAGATCAACCCCCGCATGGGCGGTTTCTATCTGCGCGACTGGATCTTGGAGCTCTATGGTGTGGACCTGCTGCTAGCTGCTGCTATGGTGGCCTGTGGCCTgcggcctgccctgcccacccacccacgtGCCCGTGGCCACCTGGTAGGTGTCATGTGCCTCGTATCCCAGCACCTGCAGGCCCTGAGTTCCACTGCCAGCCGCGAGACCCTTCAGGCCCTGCACGACCGGGGCCTGCTGCGCCTCAACCTGCTGGAAGAGGCCCTCGTGCCTGGAGAGTATGAGGAGCCCTACTGCAGCGTGGCCTGTGCTGGGCCCAGCCCCACTGAGGCCCGCCTCCGCCTGCTGGGCctctgccagggcctgggcaTCGATGGGCCCAACTACCCCGTTGCCCACTTCCTATCTCACTTCAAATAG
- the CARNS1 gene encoding carnosine synthase 1 isoform X3, with amino-acid sequence MLSLDPLSPEWDCPLGSKDLEEEEGPRGGGSGLPPTGCLPGSWRQDVGLDCKGSPEGAEARAWTVYYYSLLQSCLQQAGLPETQDRSQVPRTGCPGAEVTLCILGSPSTFLSVLLEGGVQSPGNMLLCLSPAWLMKVPAPGQPGEAALLVSKAVSFHPGGMTFLDDFVPPRRATYFLAGVGQGPGWGREAAELARDLTCPTGASAELARLLEDRLLTRRLLAQQGGVAVPATLALTYKPPGLLRGGDASPGLRLVELSGKEGQETLVKEEVGAFLHSEALGDVLQVAVKLSGWRWRGRQALRLHQRVELDAVVDTVLALLEKLEEEESVLVEAVCPPPRLPFPGSPSPGPELAVRICAVVCRTQGDRPLLSKLHLVESDPNHFASQLVQTFIHFDLTEHQRDEENARLLAELVRARGLQLDGCFSYWDDCLVLTALLCQELGLPCNPPAAMRLAKQKSCTQLHLLHCHGPPWPAPSLHAVPCCPLESEADVARAVHQVPLPGVMKLEFGAGAVGVRLVEDAPQCHEHFSRIARDLQGEADHPGIGLGWGNAMLLMEFVEGTEHDVDLVLFGGRLLAAFVSDNGPTRLPGFTETAACMPTGLAPEQEAQMVQAAFRCCLGCGLLDGVFNVELKLTGAGPRLIEINPRMGGFYLRDWILELYGVDLLLAAAMVACGLRPALPTHPRARGHLVGVMCLVSQHLQALSSTASRETLQALHDRGLLRLNLLEEALVPGEYEEPYCSVACAGPSPTEARLRLLGLCQGLGIDGPNYPVAHFLSHFK; translated from the exons ATG CTCTCCCTGGATCCACTGAGTCCCGAGTGGGACTGCCCCCTGGGCTCCAAGgacctggaggaagaggagggcccACGGGGAGGGGGCTCTGGCCTGCCGCCCACAGGCTGCCTCCCTGGCTCCTGGCGCCAGGACGTGGGCCTGGACTGCAAGGGCTCCCCTGAAGGGGCCGAGGCCCGGGCCTGGACTGTCTACTACTACAGCCTCCTGCAGAGCTGTCTGCAGCAAGCTGGCCTTCCGGAGACCCAGGACCGCAGCCAGGTGCCCCGCACAG GCTGTCCTGGGGCAGAGGTGACCTTGTGCATTCTGGGATCCCCGAGCACCTTTCTGTCAGTGCTGCTGGAGGGTGGGGTCCAGAGCCCGG GAAACATGCTCCTTTGCCTGTCCCCTGCTTGGCTGATGAAGGTGCCAGCACCCGGGCAGCCGGGTGAGGCAGCCCTGCTGGTCTCCAAGGCTGTGAGCTTCCACCCAGGGGGCATGACATTCCTGGATGACTTTGTCCCCCCACGCCGTGCCACCTACTTTCTGGCGGGCGTCgggcaggggcctggctggggccgGGAGGCAGCAGAGCTTGCCCGCGACCTGACCTGCCCCACAGGAGCTTCGGCCGAGCTGGCCCGGCTGCTGGAGGACCGGCTGCTGACGAGGCGGTTGCTGGCCCAGCAGGGCGGTGTGGCCGTGCCAGCTACCCTGGCTCTCACCTACAAGCCGCCGGGGCTGCTTCGGGGAGGGGATGCCAGCCCAGGCCTACGGCTGGTGGAGCTGAGTGGCAAAGAGGGCCaggaaacactggtgaaagaggAAGTAGGGGCCTTTCTGCACTCCGAGGCCCTGGGTGATGTCCTGCAG GTGGCTGTGAAGCTCAGTGGCTGGCGTTGGCGGGGCCGGCAGGCATTGCGTCTGCACCAACGGGTAGAGCTGGACGCAGTGGTGGACACAGTGCTGGCGCTGCTGGAGAagctggaagaggaggagagtgTCCTGGTGGAGGCTGTGTGCCCACCTCCCCGGCTGCCCTTCCCAG GCAGCCCCTCACCTGGCCCTGAGCTGGCTGTACGTATCTGTGCTGTGGTGTGTCGGACACAGGGGGACAGGCCCCTGCTAAGCAAG CTGCACCTGGTGGAGTCAGACCCCAACCACTTCGCATCCCAGCTGGTGCAGACCTTCATCCACTTTGACTTGACGGAGCACCAGAGGGATGAGGAGAACGCACGGCTGTTGGCGGAGCTGGTGCGGGCGCGCGGCCTGCAGCTGGATGGCTGTTTCTCCTACTGGGATGACTGCCTGGTGCTCACAGCCCTGCTCTGCCAGGAGCTGGGTCTGCCCTGCAACCCCCCGGCTGCCATGCGCCTGGCCAAGCAGAAGAGCTGCACCCAGCTGCACCTGTTGCATTGCCATGGCCCACCCTGGCCTGCACCCTCCCTTCATGCCGTGCCCTGCTGTCCGCTGGAGAGCGAGGCTGATGTGGCGAGGGCTGTCCACCAGGTTCCCCTGCCAGGTGTCATGAAGCTGGAGTTCGGGGCAGGTGCAGTGGGAGTGCGGCTGGTGGAGGATGCGCCGCAGTGCCATGAACACTTTTCCAGGATCGCCCGAGACTTGCAGGGTGAGGCCGATCACCCGGGCattgggctgggctggggcaatGCCATGCTGCTGATGGAGTTTGTGGAGGGCACCGAGCACGATGTGGACCTGGTGTTGTTTGGTGGGCGGCTGCTGGCTGCTTTTGTCTCTGACAACGGCCCCACAAGGCTGCCTGGCTTCACTGAGACGGCCGCCTGCATGCCCACCGGGCTGGCACCGGAGCAGGAGGCACAGATGGTGCAGGCAGCCTTCCGCTGTTGCCTGGGCTGTGGGCTGCTTGATGGGGTCTTCAATGTGGAGCTCAAACTGACTGGGGCTGGGCCTCGGCTCATCGAGATCAACCCCCGCATGGGCGGTTTCTATCTGCGCGACTGGATCTTGGAGCTCTATGGTGTGGACCTGCTGCTAGCTGCTGCTATGGTGGCCTGTGGCCTgcggcctgccctgcccacccacccacgtGCCCGTGGCCACCTGGTAGGTGTCATGTGCCTCGTATCCCAGCACCTGCAGGCCCTGAGTTCCACTGCCAGCCGCGAGACCCTTCAGGCCCTGCACGACCGGGGCCTGCTGCGCCTCAACCTGCTGGAAGAGGCCCTCGTGCCTGGAGAGTATGAGGAGCCCTACTGCAGCGTGGCCTGTGCTGGGCCCAGCCCCACTGAGGCCCGCCTCCGCCTGCTGGGCctctgccagggcctgggcaTCGATGGGCCCAACTACCCCGTTGCCCACTTCCTATCTCACTTCAAATAG
- the CARNS1 gene encoding carnosine synthase 1 isoform X2, which translates to MLLCLSPAWLMKVPAPGQPGEAALLVSKAVSFHPGGMTFLDDFVPPRRATYFLAGVGQGPGWGREAAELARDLTCPTGASAELARLLEDRLLTRRLLAQQGGVAVPATLALTYKPPGLLRGGDASPGLRLVELSGKEGQETLVKEEVGAFLHSEALGDVLQVAVKLSGWRWRGRQALRLHQRVELDAVVDTVLALLEKLEEEESVLVEAVCPPPRLPFPGSPSPGPELAVRICAVVCRTQGDRPLLSKVVCGVGRGDRPLRHQNSLPWTLEVALAQCGLGEATQVAVVRQRIKAAAEAALAAVLALEAGLSAEQRGGRWAHTDFLGVDFALTVAGRALTPVALELNGGLCLEACSALEGLWAAPGSAADAAAAAPLVETMLRRSARCLMEGKQLLVVGAGGVSKKFVWDAARDYGLKLHLVESDPNHFASQLVQTFIHFDLTEHQRDEENARLLAELVRARGLQLDGCFSYWDDCLVLTALLCQELGLPCNPPAAMRLAKQKSCTQLHLLHCHGPPWPAPSLHAVPCCPLESEADVARAVHQVPLPGVMKLEFGAGAVGVRLVEDAPQCHEHFSRIARDLQGEADHPGIGLGWGNAMLLMEFVEGTEHDVDLVLFGGRLLAAFVSDNGPTRLPGFTETAACMPTGLAPEQEAQMVQAAFRCCLGCGLLDGVFNVELKLTGAGPRLIEINPRMGGFYLRDWILELYGVDLLLAAAMVACGLRPALPTHPRARGHLVGVMCLVSQHLQALSSTASRETLQALHDRGLLRLNLLEEALVPGEYEEPYCSVACAGPSPTEARLRLLGLCQGLGIDGPNYPVAHFLSHFK; encoded by the exons ATGCTCCTTTGCCTGTCCCCTGCTTGGCTGATGAAGGTGCCAGCACCCGGGCAGCCGGGTGAGGCAGCCCTGCTGGTCTCCAAGGCTGTGAGCTTCCACCCAGGGGGCATGACATTCCTGGATGACTTTGTCCCCCCACGCCGTGCCACCTACTTTCTGGCGGGCGTCgggcaggggcctggctggggccgGGAGGCAGCAGAGCTTGCCCGCGACCTGACCTGCCCCACAGGAGCTTCGGCCGAGCTGGCCCGGCTGCTGGAGGACCGGCTGCTGACGAGGCGGTTGCTGGCCCAGCAGGGCGGTGTGGCCGTGCCAGCTACCCTGGCTCTCACCTACAAGCCGCCGGGGCTGCTTCGGGGAGGGGATGCCAGCCCAGGCCTACGGCTGGTGGAGCTGAGTGGCAAAGAGGGCCaggaaacactggtgaaagaggAAGTAGGGGCCTTTCTGCACTCCGAGGCCCTGGGTGATGTCCTGCAG GTGGCTGTGAAGCTCAGTGGCTGGCGTTGGCGGGGCCGGCAGGCATTGCGTCTGCACCAACGGGTAGAGCTGGACGCAGTGGTGGACACAGTGCTGGCGCTGCTGGAGAagctggaagaggaggagagtgTCCTGGTGGAGGCTGTGTGCCCACCTCCCCGGCTGCCCTTCCCAG GCAGCCCCTCACCTGGCCCTGAGCTGGCTGTACGTATCTGTGCTGTGGTGTGTCGGACACAGGGGGACAGGCCCCTGCTAAGCAAG GTGGTGTGCGGCGTGGGCCGCGGGGATAGGCCTCTGCGGCATCAGAACTCCCTGCCGTGGACGCTGGAGGTGGCGCTGGCCCAGTGCGGCCTGGGCGAGGCGACGCAGGTGGCGGTCGTGCGGCAGCGCATCAAGGCGGCGGCCGAGGCCGCTCTGGCCGCTGTGCTGGCCCTGGAGGCCGGCCTGAGTGCCGAGCAGCGAGGTGGGCGCTGGGCCCACACTGACTTccttg GCGTGGACTTCGCGCTGACAGTGGCCGGCCGCGCGCTGACCCCCGTGGCCCTGGAGCTGAACGGCGGCCTGTGCCTGGAGGCGTGCAGCGCGCTCGAGGGGCTGTGGGCCGCGCCGGGGTCGGCGGCCGACGCCGCGGCGGCCGCGCCGCTCGTGGAGACCATGCTCCGGCGCTCCGCCCGCTGCCTCATGGAGGGCAAGCAGCTGCTGGTGGTCGGCGCGGGCGGCGTCAGCAAGAAGTTCGTGTGGGACGCGGCGCGCGACTATGGGCTCAAG CTGCACCTGGTGGAGTCAGACCCCAACCACTTCGCATCCCAGCTGGTGCAGACCTTCATCCACTTTGACTTGACGGAGCACCAGAGGGATGAGGAGAACGCACGGCTGTTGGCGGAGCTGGTGCGGGCGCGCGGCCTGCAGCTGGATGGCTGTTTCTCCTACTGGGATGACTGCCTGGTGCTCACAGCCCTGCTCTGCCAGGAGCTGGGTCTGCCCTGCAACCCCCCGGCTGCCATGCGCCTGGCCAAGCAGAAGAGCTGCACCCAGCTGCACCTGTTGCATTGCCATGGCCCACCCTGGCCTGCACCCTCCCTTCATGCCGTGCCCTGCTGTCCGCTGGAGAGCGAGGCTGATGTGGCGAGGGCTGTCCACCAGGTTCCCCTGCCAGGTGTCATGAAGCTGGAGTTCGGGGCAGGTGCAGTGGGAGTGCGGCTGGTGGAGGATGCGCCGCAGTGCCATGAACACTTTTCCAGGATCGCCCGAGACTTGCAGGGTGAGGCCGATCACCCGGGCattgggctgggctggggcaatGCCATGCTGCTGATGGAGTTTGTGGAGGGCACCGAGCACGATGTGGACCTGGTGTTGTTTGGTGGGCGGCTGCTGGCTGCTTTTGTCTCTGACAACGGCCCCACAAGGCTGCCTGGCTTCACTGAGACGGCCGCCTGCATGCCCACCGGGCTGGCACCGGAGCAGGAGGCACAGATGGTGCAGGCAGCCTTCCGCTGTTGCCTGGGCTGTGGGCTGCTTGATGGGGTCTTCAATGTGGAGCTCAAACTGACTGGGGCTGGGCCTCGGCTCATCGAGATCAACCCCCGCATGGGCGGTTTCTATCTGCGCGACTGGATCTTGGAGCTCTATGGTGTGGACCTGCTGCTAGCTGCTGCTATGGTGGCCTGTGGCCTgcggcctgccctgcccacccacccacgtGCCCGTGGCCACCTGGTAGGTGTCATGTGCCTCGTATCCCAGCACCTGCAGGCCCTGAGTTCCACTGCCAGCCGCGAGACCCTTCAGGCCCTGCACGACCGGGGCCTGCTGCGCCTCAACCTGCTGGAAGAGGCCCTCGTGCCTGGAGAGTATGAGGAGCCCTACTGCAGCGTGGCCTGTGCTGGGCCCAGCCCCACTGAGGCCCGCCTCCGCCTGCTGGGCctctgccagggcctgggcaTCGATGGGCCCAACTACCCCGTTGCCCACTTCCTATCTCACTTCAAATAG